A genomic region of Cannabis sativa cultivar Pink pepper isolate KNU-18-1 chromosome 1, ASM2916894v1, whole genome shotgun sequence contains the following coding sequences:
- the LOC115706643 gene encoding NAC domain-containing protein 54, translated as MAPMSLPPGFRFHPTDEELVAYYLDRKITGQTIELEIIPEVDLYKCEPWDLPEKSYLPSKDMEWYFYSPRDRKYPNGSRTNRATRAGYWKATGKDRAVQSQRRPVGMKKTLVYYRGRAPHGIRTNWVMHEYRLLDDSLGGTVSSTLKDSYALCRVFKKTIQIPKCNKDEENPDNNNINGRNNTEKDNQSTALVIINESNLKIPHQISRRVENNNEDEYYPNNNNNNKFVSETSSSDLTQGTPTENGVMDDFQAPFASDNEANSSADLYSLALINSSSNLVQEMEMPSYESLYQLAYPPLELDDFPQINLEEMKLMKSETTDECMSYEKLRDYMNGTVEEIFSLCSSSSYHNNINDQDNSINAISMQQN; from the exons ATGGCTCCAATGAGTCTTCCCCCAGGATTTAGGTTCCACCCAACAGATGAAGAACTCGTAGCTTACTATCTAGATCGAAAAATCACAGGTCAAACAATTGAGCTGGAAATTATCCCAGAAGTTGATCTCTACAAGTGTGAGCCATGGGATTTGCCAG AGAAGTCATATTTGCCGAGCAAGGACATGGAGTGGTACTTTTATAGTCCAAGGGATAGAAAGTACCCAAATGGTTCAAGAACAAATAGAGCCACAAGAGCTGGTTATTGGAAGGCAACCGGAAAGGACAGGGCGGTTCAGTCGCAACGCCGCCCCGTTGGGATGAAGAAAACCTTGGTTTATTACAGAGGAAGAGCTCCTCATGGTATCAGAACTAACTGGGTTATGCATGAGTATCGTCTTCTTGATGATTCTCTTGGTGGCACTGTTTCTTCTACTTTAaag gaTTCTTATGCACTGTGCCGAGTCTTCAAGAAGACAATTCAAATACCAAAATGTAACAAAGATGAAGAAAATCCAGACAATAATAACATTAATGGGAGAAATAATACAGAGAAGGATAATCAATCAACAGCTCTTGTAATAATAAATGAATCAAATCTTAAGATTCCTCATCAAATTTCAAGAAGAGTAGAGAATAATAATGAAGATGAATATTatcccaataataataataataataaatttgtatcAGAAACCTCTTCTTCAGATCTCACTCAAGGCACACCAACTGAAAATGGTGTCATGGACGATTTCCAGGCTCCTTTTGCTTCTGATAATGAAGCAAATAGTTCTGCAGATTTGTACTCTCTTGCTCTAATCAATTCTTCCTCCAATCTTGttcag gaaATGGAAATGCCAAGCTATGAAAGCCTTTACCAACTGGCTTATCCACCCTTAGAACTTGATGACTTCCCACAGATCAACTTAGAAGAGATGAAGCTTATGAAGTCTGAAACGACAGATGAATGCATGTCGTATGAAAAGTTGAGGGATTACATGAATGGAACAGTGGAAGAGATTTTCTCTCTatgctcttcttcttcttatcatAACAACATTAATGATCAAGACAACTCCATTAATGCTATCTCAAtgcaacaaaattaa